In one Halosimplex halophilum genomic region, the following are encoded:
- a CDS encoding enoyl-CoA hydratase/isomerase family protein: MEHVTLDVSDGVATVTLDHPEMRNALTSGVATDLIDAMAAVPEEARCIVLAGSGPTFCAGGDIDAMVDGLEGEAPAHERVERIVEETAGAVRAVATCDRPTVAKIHGPAYGAGGALAIACDLLLASESAKISFGFRQVGLNVDSGASHLLPRIVGENVAKELLFTGELIDAQRAKEVGLFNHVYDDEELDERVAGMVDRIASGPAVALKQSKRLVEQGTTSSLDEAIANEAAAQIVSASADDHEEGVRAFVESREPEFEGE; this comes from the coding sequence ATGGAACACGTCACGCTCGACGTATCCGACGGCGTCGCAACGGTGACACTCGACCACCCGGAGATGCGCAACGCGCTGACCAGCGGCGTCGCCACCGACCTGATCGACGCCATGGCGGCGGTCCCCGAGGAGGCCCGCTGTATCGTCCTCGCTGGGAGCGGTCCCACGTTCTGCGCCGGCGGCGACATCGACGCGATGGTGGACGGACTGGAGGGCGAGGCACCCGCTCACGAACGGGTCGAACGCATCGTCGAGGAGACCGCGGGCGCCGTCCGGGCGGTCGCGACCTGCGACCGCCCGACCGTCGCGAAGATCCACGGCCCCGCCTACGGCGCCGGCGGCGCGCTCGCGATCGCCTGCGACCTGCTGCTGGCCAGCGAGTCGGCCAAGATAAGCTTCGGCTTCCGTCAGGTCGGGCTCAACGTCGACTCCGGCGCCTCCCACCTCCTCCCGCGGATCGTCGGCGAGAACGTCGCGAAGGAACTCCTGTTCACGGGGGAACTGATCGACGCCCAGCGGGCGAAAGAGGTCGGCCTGTTCAACCACGTCTACGACGACGAGGAACTCGACGAGCGCGTCGCGGGGATGGTCGACCGGATCGCCTCGGGCCCGGCGGTCGCGCTGAAGCAGTCGAAGCGACTCGTCGAGCAGGGGACGACGAGTTCGCTCGACGAGGCCATCGCGAACGAGGCCGCCGCCCAGATCGTCTCCGCCTCGGCCGACGACCACGAGGAGGGCGTCCGCGCGTTCGTCGAGAGCCGCGAGCCCGAGTTCGAGGGGGAGTGA
- a CDS encoding DMT family transporter yields the protein MIGRRTVAAFLATSLLFGGTFVAAKGGLEFFPPLLFVALRFDVAAVALIAYVLLTRSRADLIPRTRGDLGGIVATGLFAIGLTNALLFVGQQYVTSGVAAIIASLNPILTPVLAAVLLADERLSARGAVGMAVGLVGVALVANPDPSAFGAGGLLGEGLMLVSATCGALGSVLIRRADADLSSTVRTAWGLPLAAVVTHGLSLAAGESPAAITWTPGAVLALAYVALLAGAVAYIAYFGLIDEVGAIRANLAFYVVPLVATLGGWALLGETISGLAVAGFLVVFAGFAVIGSESFARPGLRETLPGRLLASENLRSLDDAYATDGGSDPADDRPASDCRIDGDGPGCPADD from the coding sequence GTGATCGGTCGCAGGACCGTCGCGGCGTTCCTCGCGACGAGCCTGCTGTTTGGGGGCACCTTCGTCGCGGCGAAGGGGGGCCTGGAGTTCTTTCCGCCGCTTTTGTTCGTCGCGCTCCGGTTCGACGTCGCGGCTGTCGCGCTGATAGCCTACGTGCTGCTCACCCGCTCGCGCGCCGACCTGATTCCGCGGACGCGGGGCGACCTGGGCGGGATCGTCGCGACCGGGCTGTTCGCCATCGGGCTGACGAACGCCCTGCTGTTCGTCGGCCAGCAGTACGTCACCAGCGGCGTCGCCGCCATCATCGCGAGCCTGAACCCAATCCTGACGCCGGTGCTCGCCGCGGTCCTGCTCGCCGACGAGCGGCTCTCGGCCCGCGGCGCCGTCGGGATGGCGGTGGGGCTGGTCGGCGTCGCGCTCGTGGCCAACCCCGACCCGTCGGCGTTCGGCGCCGGCGGCCTGCTCGGCGAGGGACTCATGCTCGTCAGCGCGACCTGCGGCGCGCTCGGGTCGGTGCTGATCCGCCGGGCCGACGCGGACCTCTCCAGCACCGTCCGCACCGCGTGGGGCCTGCCGCTGGCGGCCGTCGTCACCCACGGCCTGAGCCTGGCGGCCGGCGAGTCGCCCGCCGCGATCACGTGGACGCCCGGTGCCGTGCTCGCGCTCGCCTACGTCGCCCTCCTGGCCGGCGCCGTCGCCTACATCGCGTACTTCGGCCTCATCGACGAGGTGGGGGCCATCCGCGCGAACCTCGCGTTCTACGTCGTCCCGCTCGTGGCGACGCTCGGCGGGTGGGCGCTGCTGGGCGAGACCATCTCCGGGCTCGCCGTCGCCGGCTTCCTCGTCGTCTTCGCCGGCTTCGCCGTCATCGGCAGCGAGTCGTTCGCCCGCCCCGGGCTCCGGGAGACACTCCCGGGCCGCCTGCTCGCCTCCGAGAACCTCCGGTCGCTCGACGACGCCTACGCGACCGACGGCGGGAGCGACCCGGCCGACGACCGCCCGGCCAGCGACTGCCGGATCGACGGCGACGGCCCCGGCTGTCCCGCCGACGACTGA